The Narcine bancroftii isolate sNarBan1 chromosome 6, sNarBan1.hap1, whole genome shotgun sequence genome window below encodes:
- the LOC138737309 gene encoding uncharacterized protein, which produces MDFPRHQSEPSFAWNIQFRKAHLNCAAVSTTTSFQSPGLPPPTTVPRPPPPNAGPSSTSPKAGPRPHGRLPRPPGRLLRPPVPRLSPPTASPSAAQESPPTAGPSAARTSPPATFPNRGPVAT; this is translated from the exons ATGGACTTTCCCCGGCACCAGTCAGAGCCAAGCTTTGCTTggaatataca atttcggaaagcccacctgaattgtgctgcagtatccaccaccacctccttccAGTCCCCTGGCctgcctcccccaaccacggTCCCTCGGCCTCCTCCCCCTAATGCTGGTCCCTCGTCCACCTCCCCCAAAGCTGGGCCCCGGCCACACGGACGTCTACCCCGACCGCCCGGACGTCTGctccgaccgccggtccctcggttgtctcccccgaccgccagtccctcggccgcccaggagtctcccccgactgccggtccctcggccgcccggacATCTCCCCCAGCCACCTTCCCCAACCGCGGTCCCGTGGCCACCTag